Proteins encoded within one genomic window of Hahella chejuensis KCTC 2396:
- a CDS encoding gamma-butyrobetaine hydroxylase-like domain-containing protein, with translation MSAPQAPIPRQIQLHQQSATLELSYTETETYVLEAEFLRVLSPSAEVRGHGGKGAVLQTGKRLVRIDGVEAAGNYALKLTFSDGHDSGIYSWSYLYDLCQNKERYWSDYLAQLEAAGDSRD, from the coding sequence ATGTCTGCACCCCAGGCCCCTATTCCACGACAAATTCAACTCCACCAACAATCGGCGACGCTTGAGTTAAGCTATACCGAAACAGAGACTTATGTGTTGGAAGCGGAGTTTTTGCGTGTGCTCTCGCCTTCTGCGGAAGTGCGAGGGCATGGGGGCAAGGGGGCTGTGCTACAAACGGGCAAGCGCCTAGTACGCATAGACGGCGTAGAGGCCGCAGGTAATTACGCGTTAAAGCTGACATTTAGCGACGGCCATGACAGCGGCATTTACTCTTGGTCGTATCTATACGATCTGTGTCAAAACAAGGAGCGCTACTGGTCGGATTATCTTGCGCAACTAGAAGCCGCCGGCGACTCCAGGGACTAA
- a CDS encoding patatin-like phospholipase family protein, with translation MAAIPEKNKAGPKIGLVLGGGGALGGIYEIGALRALDEALDGLDFNDLYVYVGVSAGAFVAANLANQMTTAQMCRIFVKNEADVHPFHPGVFYRPALREYLRRAVSIPGLVMEACAKFIENPRDQSLLEAMTILAQAAPSGLFENEGLHEYLERSYSLLGRTNDFRKLSRRLYLIAADLESSDAVRFGSPGYDHVPISKAVQASVAAPGIYTPVEIDGRHYVDGILRKGMHASVALEDGADLVVAINPVVPIDVQQAVEAGTMAQGALLNKGMPNIWSQTYRTMVYSRMRAGMAMYESEYPDADIVLFEPARYDAKLFFSNVFSFQSRRIVCEHAYQMTRQDLLHRYDALSEQFAPYGVTIRRDILEDEQRTISTSLYGEMLPVYVANEKRSNVSYLSRIGNSLEGVADLLQSAKNII, from the coding sequence ATGGCGGCAATCCCTGAGAAAAATAAGGCCGGCCCAAAAATCGGGCTGGTATTGGGAGGCGGGGGCGCGCTGGGCGGCATCTATGAAATTGGCGCTTTGCGGGCTCTGGACGAGGCATTAGATGGACTGGACTTCAACGACCTGTACGTCTACGTCGGCGTTAGCGCGGGGGCATTCGTCGCGGCGAATTTGGCCAATCAGATGACCACGGCGCAGATGTGCCGGATATTTGTCAAAAACGAAGCGGACGTACACCCTTTTCACCCGGGCGTATTTTACCGACCCGCCTTACGCGAATATCTCCGTCGGGCCGTTTCCATTCCTGGGCTGGTGATGGAGGCATGCGCCAAATTTATCGAAAATCCGCGCGATCAAAGCCTACTGGAAGCCATGACGATTCTCGCGCAGGCGGCCCCCTCCGGTTTGTTTGAAAACGAAGGCTTGCATGAATATCTAGAACGTTCCTACAGCCTGTTGGGACGAACCAATGACTTTAGAAAACTCAGTCGTCGCTTGTATTTGATCGCAGCGGACCTTGAAAGCAGCGACGCTGTTCGCTTTGGCTCGCCTGGCTATGATCACGTTCCTATCTCCAAGGCGGTGCAAGCCAGTGTCGCCGCCCCTGGCATTTATACGCCTGTGGAAATTGACGGTCGTCACTATGTCGACGGTATATTGCGGAAAGGGATGCATGCTTCAGTGGCATTGGAAGACGGCGCAGACCTGGTAGTGGCGATAAACCCGGTCGTGCCAATAGATGTGCAACAGGCGGTGGAAGCGGGAACCATGGCGCAGGGCGCATTACTCAACAAAGGGATGCCGAATATCTGGTCACAGACATACAGAACCATGGTTTATTCCCGTATGCGCGCAGGAATGGCCATGTATGAAAGCGAATACCCTGATGCGGATATTGTGCTGTTTGAGCCGGCCCGTTATGACGCTAAACTGTTTTTCTCCAACGTTTTCAGTTTCCAGTCGCGCCGTATCGTCTGCGAGCACGCATACCAGATGACCAGGCAGGACTTGTTGCACAGATATGACGCATTGTCAGAGCAGTTTGCGCCATACGGCGTCACCATCCGCAGAGATATTCTTGAAGACGAACAGAGGACTATCAGTACGAGTCTTTATGGTGAAATGCTGCCGGTCTATGTGGCGAATGAAAAGCGCAGTAATGTCAGCTATTTAAGCCGGATCGGCAATAGCCTGGAAGGTGTGGCGGATTTATTGCAGAGCGCTAAGAACATAATTTGA
- the ptsP gene encoding phosphoenolpyruvate--protein phosphotransferase, protein MLSVLRSIVQEVNAAPNLGEALELIVKRVHESMDTEVCSIYLLDPETNHYILMATQGLNPESIGKVKLGHSEGLVGLVGVREEPLNLHNAPAHPRYRYFPETGEEKYKSFLGVPIIHHRKVLGVLVVQQQATRLFDESEEAFLVTISAQLAAVIAHGEATGIISGLNFTGQKARDICFKGVAGASGVAIGKCVVKFPHADLKAVPEKPCTDIEAEMALFDAAVAAVRQDIKEVGERLSTQLRPEEQALFDVYLGMLDDNALSGEVKNFIREGNWAQGSLKVVVQEYVRHFEAINDAYLRERAVDIKDLGQRVLAYLQKQHIDEQREYPENTILVSEELTPSMLGEAPREKLVGLVSVQGSGNSHVAILARAMGLPCVMGVIDMPINKLDDRDIIIDGYNGEIYSHPSPELLSYYNSIVEEEQQISKGLEELRDLPCVTKDGHHMTLWVNTGLMTDVVRSLNHGAEGVGLYRTEVPFMINDRFPSEQEQRDCYREQLEAFAPSMVTMRTLDVGGDKALSYFPISEENPFLGWRGIRVTLDHPEIFLVQVRAMLKASEGLDNLRIMLPMISNISEIEEALHLIYRVYHEVREEGANVRMPPVGVMIEVPSAIFQVKEIAERVDFISVGSNDLTQYMLAVDRNNPRVASLYHSFHPSVLQALYKIACDAHAVGKQASICGELAGDPGGAILLTAMGYDVLSMNAVNLPKVKSVLRSISLRWAEDLLRRLLIMDSPQVIKSTLEFALKEVGFEHLTRPVRQN, encoded by the coding sequence ATGCTGAGTGTATTGCGTAGTATTGTACAAGAAGTCAACGCCGCTCCGAATCTGGGGGAGGCGCTGGAGCTTATTGTCAAACGCGTACATGAGTCTATGGATACCGAGGTGTGCTCCATCTACTTACTGGATCCAGAGACCAATCACTATATTTTGATGGCCACTCAAGGGCTGAATCCTGAGTCCATCGGTAAGGTTAAGCTGGGGCACTCCGAGGGGTTGGTTGGGTTAGTAGGAGTGCGTGAAGAGCCTCTTAACCTGCATAATGCGCCAGCCCACCCCCGTTATCGTTATTTCCCTGAAACCGGCGAAGAAAAGTATAAATCCTTCCTCGGCGTTCCTATTATTCATCACCGTAAAGTACTTGGCGTGTTGGTTGTTCAGCAGCAGGCCACTCGTCTGTTTGATGAAAGTGAAGAAGCCTTCCTGGTTACCATATCCGCCCAGCTCGCCGCGGTTATCGCGCATGGGGAAGCGACTGGAATTATCTCCGGGCTAAATTTTACTGGACAGAAAGCCCGGGACATTTGTTTTAAAGGCGTTGCAGGCGCGTCAGGCGTCGCAATCGGTAAATGCGTCGTCAAGTTTCCTCATGCTGACTTGAAAGCCGTGCCGGAAAAGCCCTGCACGGATATAGAAGCGGAGATGGCGCTGTTTGACGCTGCAGTTGCGGCGGTGCGGCAGGATATTAAAGAGGTGGGCGAACGCCTGTCGACGCAGTTGCGGCCGGAAGAGCAGGCCTTATTCGACGTTTATTTGGGAATGCTGGATGACAATGCGCTGAGCGGCGAAGTGAAAAACTTCATCCGCGAAGGCAACTGGGCTCAGGGCAGTCTTAAGGTCGTCGTGCAGGAATATGTGCGTCACTTCGAGGCGATCAATGACGCCTACCTGCGGGAGCGGGCTGTCGATATCAAAGACCTGGGGCAAAGGGTTCTGGCCTATCTGCAGAAGCAGCATATTGATGAACAGCGTGAGTATCCGGAAAACACGATTCTGGTGAGTGAGGAACTGACGCCATCCATGCTGGGAGAGGCTCCGCGCGAGAAACTGGTCGGTCTGGTGTCGGTACAAGGTTCGGGCAATTCCCATGTAGCGATTCTCGCCAGAGCAATGGGCTTGCCGTGTGTGATGGGCGTTATAGATATGCCCATCAATAAGCTGGATGACAGAGATATCATCATTGATGGCTACAACGGCGAAATATACAGCCATCCATCTCCTGAGCTCTTGAGTTACTACAACTCAATCGTTGAGGAAGAGCAGCAAATATCGAAAGGCCTGGAAGAGTTGCGCGATCTTCCTTGCGTCACTAAAGACGGCCATCACATGACATTGTGGGTCAATACAGGCTTGATGACGGATGTCGTGCGCTCCTTGAATCACGGCGCAGAAGGGGTTGGGCTGTATCGCACGGAAGTACCCTTCATGATCAACGACCGTTTTCCCAGCGAACAGGAGCAGCGGGATTGCTATCGCGAGCAATTAGAAGCCTTTGCGCCCAGCATGGTCACCATGCGCACGCTGGATGTTGGGGGAGATAAGGCGTTGAGTTACTTCCCGATCAGCGAGGAGAATCCTTTTCTGGGCTGGCGCGGCATTCGCGTGACGCTGGATCACCCGGAAATATTCCTGGTGCAGGTGCGGGCGATGCTGAAAGCCAGCGAAGGCCTGGATAATCTGCGTATCATGCTTCCCATGATTTCCAATATCTCGGAAATAGAAGAGGCGTTGCATCTGATCTATCGTGTCTATCACGAGGTCCGAGAAGAAGGCGCCAACGTGCGGATGCCGCCAGTGGGCGTAATGATTGAAGTGCCCAGCGCAATTTTTCAGGTCAAAGAAATTGCTGAACGGGTGGACTTTATTTCCGTAGGCAGCAATGACCTGACTCAGTATATGTTGGCGGTGGATCGCAACAATCCCCGAGTCGCATCGTTATATCACTCTTTCCATCCTTCTGTATTGCAGGCGCTCTATAAGATTGCCTGCGACGCTCATGCCGTCGGGAAGCAGGCGAGCATATGCGGAGAGCTGGCGGGAGATCCCGGCGGCGCCATTTTGCTAACGGCGATGGGATATGACGTGCTGTCCATGAATGCGGTGAATCTACCAAAAGTAAAATCCGTACTGCGCTCGATCTCATTGCGCTGGGCGGAGGACTTGTTACGTAGATTATTAATTATGGATAGCCCTCAGGTCATTAAGAGCACGCTGGAGTTTGCCTTGAAAGAAGTCGGGTTTGAGCATCTCACGCGACCGGTGCGGCAAAACTAA
- the rppH gene encoding RNA pyrophosphohydrolase, with translation MIDAEGYRPNVGIILCNPQGEVFWARRIGQDSWQFPQGGIKKDESPEEALFRELKEEVGLPPEAVEIVAGTRGWLRYRLPKKMIRYDSHPVCVGQKQKWFMLQLLADESEICTNYTDKPEFDGWRWVSYWYPLGQVVSFKREVYRRAMREFAPVLFKREES, from the coding sequence GTGATAGACGCTGAAGGTTACCGTCCCAACGTCGGCATCATACTGTGCAACCCTCAGGGTGAAGTGTTCTGGGCCAGACGTATTGGACAAGACTCCTGGCAGTTTCCCCAAGGCGGAATTAAGAAAGATGAATCGCCTGAAGAGGCTCTGTTCAGAGAGCTAAAAGAAGAAGTGGGGCTGCCGCCTGAGGCTGTAGAGATTGTCGCTGGCACCCGCGGCTGGCTGCGTTACCGCCTGCCGAAGAAAATGATTCGCTATGACTCTCATCCCGTGTGTGTGGGGCAAAAGCAAAAGTGGTTCATGCTGCAATTATTGGCGGATGAATCGGAAATCTGCACTAATTACACGGACAAGCCTGAATTTGACGGCTGGCGCTGGGTCAGCTATTGGTATCCCCTCGGGCAGGTAGTATCCTTCAAACGAGAGGTGTATCGGCGGGCGATGAGGGAGTTCGCTCCGGTCTTGTTCAAGCGTGAGGAAAGTTAA
- a CDS encoding HAD family hydrolase, which translates to MALAIFDLDNTLIAGDSDHAWGDFLVHRGIVDQEDFKRVNDEFYQDYLQGQLDIFKYLGFALSPLTQHPLERLHQWRKEFVEESIRPLLLPKALELLRRHRDSGDYLLIITATNRFVTQPIADLLEVDELIATEPEFINNRYTGKVSGVPSYQAGKVTRLREWLQHNPYDLSDAYFYSDSHNDIPLLEHVGRPVVVDGDERLLQTARERGWEIMSLRP; encoded by the coding sequence TTGGCTCTAGCTATTTTTGATCTGGACAATACTCTCATCGCCGGCGATAGCGATCACGCCTGGGGCGATTTTCTGGTTCACAGAGGAATTGTCGATCAGGAAGACTTCAAACGCGTTAATGACGAGTTCTATCAGGATTACCTTCAAGGTCAGTTGGATATCTTCAAGTACCTGGGATTCGCCCTCAGCCCACTGACCCAGCATCCTCTGGAGCGATTGCACCAGTGGCGAAAAGAGTTTGTCGAGGAGTCAATTCGTCCTCTCCTGCTTCCCAAAGCGCTTGAGCTGTTACGCAGGCACCGCGATAGCGGCGATTATCTACTCATCATCACCGCCACCAATCGCTTCGTCACCCAGCCGATCGCCGACCTGCTGGAAGTCGATGAGCTCATCGCAACCGAACCTGAGTTCATCAATAACCGTTATACAGGCAAAGTCAGCGGCGTCCCAAGCTATCAGGCAGGAAAAGTGACGCGTCTGCGTGAGTGGCTGCAGCACAACCCTTATGATCTGTCAGACGCCTATTTCTATAGTGACTCCCACAACGATATTCCCCTCCTGGAGCATGTGGGCCGCCCAGTCGTCGTGGATGGCGACGAACGACTATTGCAAACTGCACGCGAGCGCGGCTGGGAAATCATGAGTCTGCGCCCATGA
- a CDS encoding imelysin family protein — MRMGGRHIAIQLLLLCVGLTACDKSAERNSPTESPAPQQTATPLPAQEQSDAKATEEALVSPLWSAATERHDAALHAIEKLNRGLQQFISAPTPESLSEAREDWLQAHTALQELKVWGQLPAAKSYLNHKMSGAPYTRASLLDAAPLLGGYLDEVPGYPKSGLTYAEDLELDNATLSEQHQFADEYYLVYGMHPIEFMLWSHNDPAQQSTRFIVNAAPPDTERRRELLRLQGERLLQDMTELAAAWRPPSGSIFLKGKSMSQMEAVREANPWLIALIDFIDREVVGALKPKDGEPGWRFQEHLEFSQDAAHFWRGRMKAMQPFLTEPALFTDAQTRNSLKELRLKLEGCLTALSPTAEDNEEQIAICENQALQLREQIIIRFAGN; from the coding sequence ATGAGAATGGGCGGACGTCATATTGCGATTCAGCTACTCTTGCTGTGCGTCGGATTAACTGCCTGCGATAAAAGCGCTGAGCGGAATTCTCCCACTGAATCTCCAGCGCCACAGCAGACCGCCACGCCACTCCCCGCACAGGAACAGAGCGACGCCAAAGCTACGGAAGAGGCGCTTGTGTCGCCACTTTGGAGCGCGGCTACGGAGAGACATGACGCCGCCCTGCACGCGATTGAAAAGCTGAATCGGGGTCTGCAGCAATTTATCAGCGCCCCAACGCCAGAATCTCTCAGCGAAGCCAGAGAGGACTGGCTACAGGCGCATACGGCGTTACAAGAGCTCAAAGTATGGGGCCAACTGCCGGCGGCGAAAAGCTACCTCAATCACAAGATGTCTGGAGCGCCTTACACTCGCGCATCGCTATTGGACGCTGCGCCGCTGCTGGGCGGTTACCTTGACGAAGTGCCCGGTTATCCGAAAAGTGGGCTGACCTACGCGGAAGACCTTGAGTTAGACAACGCAACGTTAAGTGAGCAGCATCAGTTTGCGGACGAGTACTATCTGGTTTACGGAATGCATCCGATTGAGTTCATGCTCTGGTCGCATAACGATCCTGCGCAACAGTCCACTCGTTTTATCGTGAATGCCGCCCCCCCTGACACAGAACGTCGACGCGAACTTCTGCGCTTGCAAGGTGAGCGTCTGCTACAGGATATGACGGAGCTCGCCGCCGCTTGGCGACCGCCTTCAGGGAGTATATTCCTGAAAGGAAAAAGCATGAGCCAGATGGAAGCAGTGCGGGAAGCCAACCCCTGGCTTATCGCTTTAATCGACTTTATTGATCGTGAAGTAGTCGGCGCCTTGAAACCTAAAGACGGCGAACCCGGCTGGCGATTTCAGGAACACTTGGAATTCAGTCAGGACGCCGCCCATTTTTGGCGCGGGCGAATGAAAGCCATGCAGCCTTTTCTGACAGAACCTGCATTGTTTACTGACGCCCAGACCCGCAACAGTCTGAAGGAACTCCGTCTTAAACTGGAAGGCTGCCTGACTGCATTGAGCCCCACTGCCGAGGATAACGAAGAACAGATCGCCATTTGCGAGAATCAGGCGCTGCAACTTCGGGAACAAATCATCATCCGATTCGCCGGAAACTAA
- a CDS encoding class I SAM-dependent rRNA methyltransferase yields MDAGVLRLRENADKRLRSGHLWVYSNEIDIQKTPLTELAAGQPVVIENAKGKPLAAAFANPHALICARIVSRSPKLFLSRSLLKKRMQAADEWRSQLFGSPHYRMVFGDSDGLPGLVIDRFGADFVAQISTAGMEQFKDDVVDILKNNFSARTVIMKNDGKMREVEGLERYTRCFGDEIEALEVVENGVSMSAPAQGGQKTGWFYDHRPNRAALFPWVKGKRVLDLFSYVGGWGVQALANGAESVTFVDSSESALEWAQRNCRQQMDNPPCRFIREDAFNALENLCQEKEKFDVVIVDPPALIPRRKDQKQGERAYQRLNQLALRLTAPGGMLMSASCSMHLSAERLRDILRASAREVDRTAQLIFQGGQGADHPILPAIPETDYIKAMLLRITPTL; encoded by the coding sequence ATGGACGCGGGCGTATTGCGTTTACGGGAAAATGCCGACAAACGGCTTCGTAGCGGACACTTGTGGGTATACAGCAACGAAATCGATATTCAGAAAACGCCACTGACTGAATTGGCGGCGGGGCAGCCGGTCGTTATTGAAAACGCTAAGGGAAAACCGCTGGCGGCGGCCTTTGCCAACCCCCACGCCTTGATCTGCGCGCGTATTGTCAGCCGCAGCCCCAAACTGTTTCTCTCCCGCTCCTTGCTGAAAAAACGGATGCAGGCGGCGGACGAATGGCGTAGTCAGTTGTTCGGCTCCCCGCACTATCGAATGGTGTTTGGCGATAGCGACGGACTGCCTGGTTTAGTGATTGACCGTTTTGGCGCTGATTTCGTGGCGCAAATCTCCACGGCGGGAATGGAGCAATTCAAGGATGATGTCGTCGATATCCTGAAGAATAATTTCTCCGCTCGCACTGTGATCATGAAGAATGACGGCAAGATGCGTGAAGTGGAAGGGTTGGAGCGCTATACCCGGTGTTTTGGGGATGAGATCGAAGCGCTGGAGGTGGTTGAAAACGGCGTGTCCATGTCCGCGCCTGCGCAGGGCGGCCAAAAAACAGGATGGTTCTATGATCATCGCCCCAACCGCGCGGCTTTGTTTCCCTGGGTGAAAGGCAAGCGTGTGCTGGACTTGTTCAGTTACGTTGGCGGCTGGGGTGTGCAAGCCTTGGCCAATGGGGCGGAATCGGTCACATTCGTCGATTCATCTGAAAGCGCACTGGAATGGGCGCAACGCAACTGTCGCCAGCAGATGGATAATCCACCGTGTCGCTTTATCCGTGAGGATGCGTTCAATGCGTTGGAAAATCTATGCCAGGAAAAAGAAAAGTTTGATGTGGTCATTGTCGATCCGCCTGCCTTGATACCTCGTCGTAAAGATCAAAAGCAGGGTGAGCGCGCCTATCAACGCTTGAATCAGCTGGCGCTGCGATTGACGGCTCCTGGCGGCATGCTGATGTCAGCCTCTTGCTCCATGCACCTTTCGGCAGAGCGTCTGAGAGATATCCTGCGAGCATCGGCGCGAGAGGTCGACCGTACGGCGCAATTGATATTCCAGGGCGGGCAGGGCGCTGATCATCCGATTCTCCCCGCGATACCTGAAACGGACTATATCAAAGCCATGCTGCTGCGCATTACGCCTACCTTGTGA
- a CDS encoding HDOD domain-containing protein, protein MSTELNEEQIQHILQGIKIPPQPQILVDIQMEQVMPDPDISRIAQLISQDVGLAGTVLKFVNSPMFGLSNKIASIAQAVSLLGLKSVVNIINGISIKGEMSDEHIVELTRFWDTANDISSISANIAKKIGYQSPDEAYMLGLFHNCGIPLMIQRFPNYLQVVEEAYSQVEKRITETENERLNTNHAVVGYYTAKSWNLPKHICEAIAEHHSAERIFGERESRNPEKKTLLAVLKISEHICGNFHVLGRQSEDHEWNRIQKDVLEFVGLTNYDVDEMKESFSEMGVSVSNYR, encoded by the coding sequence ATGAGCACCGAACTCAACGAAGAGCAGATTCAGCATATTCTGCAGGGAATAAAAATACCGCCGCAGCCGCAAATCCTGGTGGATATTCAAATGGAGCAGGTCATGCCCGATCCGGATATCAGCCGTATCGCCCAGCTGATCAGTCAGGACGTGGGACTCGCCGGCACCGTCTTGAAGTTCGTAAACTCCCCCATGTTCGGCCTCTCAAACAAGATTGCGTCCATCGCCCAGGCGGTTTCTCTATTGGGCCTGAAAAGCGTGGTCAATATCATCAACGGCATTTCCATCAAGGGGGAGATGTCTGATGAGCATATCGTGGAACTCACCCGCTTCTGGGATACCGCTAACGATATTTCCAGCATCTCCGCCAATATCGCCAAGAAAATTGGTTATCAGTCCCCGGACGAGGCTTATATGCTGGGATTGTTCCACAACTGCGGCATTCCGTTAATGATTCAGCGTTTCCCTAACTATCTGCAAGTAGTTGAGGAGGCGTACAGCCAAGTCGAAAAGCGCATCACGGAGACCGAGAACGAACGTCTTAACACCAATCACGCGGTAGTCGGCTATTACACTGCAAAATCCTGGAACCTGCCCAAACATATCTGCGAAGCCATTGCTGAACACCACAGCGCGGAAAGAATCTTTGGTGAGCGGGAAAGCCGCAATCCAGAGAAAAAAACCTTATTGGCGGTGCTCAAAATATCCGAACACATCTGTGGTAATTTCCATGTGTTGGGCAGGCAGTCGGAAGACCATGAGTGGAACCGTATTCAAAAAGATGTACTGGAGTTCGTTGGATTAACCAACTATGACGTGGATGAGATGAAAGAGTCGTTTTCAGAAATGGGCGTCAGCGTCAGCAACTACCGCTAA
- the gcvH gene encoding glycine cleavage system protein GcvH, with translation MSSVPSELKYSPTHEWVLLEDNGVVTVGITDHAQDLLGDIVFVELPEVGAELGAGENAGVVESVKAASDIYSPVTGQVVEVNEALQESPELVNSDPYNDGWFFKIKIADVEELEGMMDAEAYTEQCEAEEG, from the coding sequence ATGAGCAGCGTTCCAAGCGAACTGAAATACAGCCCCACTCACGAATGGGTGTTGTTGGAAGACAACGGCGTGGTGACTGTAGGCATTACCGATCACGCTCAGGATTTATTGGGTGACATCGTGTTTGTCGAGCTGCCTGAGGTCGGTGCGGAATTGGGCGCAGGCGAGAACGCCGGCGTGGTTGAGTCTGTCAAGGCTGCATCTGACATCTACTCGCCGGTGACCGGACAAGTGGTGGAAGTCAATGAGGCGCTGCAAGAGTCTCCAGAGCTGGTCAACAGTGACCCTTACAACGATGGCTGGTTCTTTAAAATCAAGATTGCCGACGTTGAAGAGCTGGAAGGCATGATGGATGCCGAGGCTTACACCGAGCAGTGTGAAGCGGAAGAAGGCTGA
- a CDS encoding YqiA/YcfP family alpha/beta fold hydrolase, with product MSHSYILYLHGFNSSPQSFKAQCSQQWLAKYYPNMDLAIPALHYSPAVAMERLEREYFAGGDRPLGVIGSSLGGYYAAYLHHRYGVSSALINPAVRPYDLLEDYLGINKNLYTGEEYVLEPRHMDELLALDSPSPTIGERIYTLVQTGDATLNYREAALKFAHCALWVQSGGSHEFEDFERVLPSIVNFFLSSTIQK from the coding sequence ATGAGTCACTCCTATATTCTTTACCTACATGGCTTTAATAGCTCTCCGCAGTCTTTTAAAGCGCAATGCAGCCAACAATGGCTAGCCAAATATTATCCGAACATGGATCTCGCTATTCCTGCGCTGCATTATTCACCTGCAGTAGCTATGGAGCGGTTGGAGCGTGAATATTTCGCAGGAGGCGACAGACCGCTGGGGGTGATCGGCAGCTCATTAGGCGGTTACTATGCAGCTTATCTGCACCATCGATACGGCGTTTCTTCAGCATTGATTAATCCCGCAGTCAGGCCCTATGATTTGTTGGAAGACTATCTGGGAATAAATAAGAATCTTTATACGGGCGAAGAGTATGTGCTGGAGCCTCGTCATATGGACGAGCTGTTGGCGTTGGACTCTCCATCTCCGACTATAGGCGAGCGCATTTATACTTTGGTGCAGACCGGCGACGCCACCCTGAACTATCGTGAGGCGGCGCTGAAGTTCGCCCACTGCGCGCTCTGGGTGCAATCAGGCGGGTCGCACGAATTTGAAGACTTTGAGCGGGTGTTGCCGAGTATCGTAAATTTTTTCCTATCGTCTACAATCCAGAAATGA
- the cpdA gene encoding 3',5'-cyclic-AMP phosphodiesterase, with product MASDNNQALTVIQVTDSHLRREPDGTLLGMNTRRSLDAVLSLVRANHENPDLVLATGDIAQDGSTEAYECFHEKMLPFQCPVYWFSGNHDDPGVMAKAVQDPECLAKVKIFGPWKLIFLDSSVRRKVYGKLAKKELQLLKAELEKDQGKHVIICFHHHPVDVDCAWLDTIGLHNRDEFFAVIDAYDHVRLVLWGHIHQEYDQVRNGVRLLATPSTCVQFKPYSEDFAVDNLAPGYRWLKLYPDGRVDTSVVRASHIEFEVDLSSKGY from the coding sequence GTGGCGTCAGACAACAACCAAGCGTTAACCGTGATTCAGGTAACGGATTCCCATCTGCGGCGGGAACCGGACGGCACTCTATTGGGTATGAATACCCGACGTAGCCTGGATGCGGTTTTATCGCTCGTGCGCGCGAACCATGAGAACCCTGATTTGGTGCTCGCCACCGGCGATATTGCGCAGGATGGGTCAACGGAGGCGTATGAGTGCTTCCATGAGAAAATGCTGCCGTTTCAATGCCCGGTCTACTGGTTTTCCGGTAATCATGATGACCCTGGCGTCATGGCCAAAGCGGTGCAGGATCCTGAGTGTCTGGCCAAGGTGAAAATTTTTGGTCCCTGGAAATTAATCTTTCTCGACTCCTCTGTTCGACGCAAGGTATACGGCAAGTTGGCCAAAAAAGAATTACAGCTGTTGAAAGCGGAGCTGGAGAAAGATCAGGGCAAACACGTGATCATCTGCTTCCATCATCATCCTGTCGATGTGGACTGCGCGTGGCTGGACACCATAGGTCTGCATAACCGAGACGAATTTTTTGCCGTCATCGACGCATATGATCACGTTCGACTGGTACTTTGGGGACACATTCACCAGGAATATGACCAAGTGCGCAACGGCGTACGGCTATTGGCGACGCCATCTACCTGCGTACAATTCAAGCCTTACAGCGAGGACTTCGCGGTGGATAATCTGGCGCCGGGATATCGTTGGTTGAAGCTGTATCCGGATGGTCGTGTGGACACATCCGTGGTGCGCGCCAGTCATATAGAGTTCGAGGTGGACCTTTCCAGCAAAGGCTATTGA
- a CDS encoding DUF1249 domain-containing protein: protein MKQRYVPDIAQFGAICEANYFRLSKLVADREAGSEVTYSLHNHTAYLGLIRIKVLESSRYTNLLFLEQVHAIGRWVNNPQLTVRIYHDARMAEVISAVNHARVEAVNDYPNGKMHLPDEKLQLNQFLSEWLNYCLHHGHSTEELRDL from the coding sequence GTGAAACAACGGTACGTGCCAGACATCGCCCAATTCGGAGCTATCTGCGAGGCGAATTACTTTCGCCTGAGCAAGCTCGTCGCCGATAGGGAAGCCGGCTCGGAGGTCACCTACTCGCTGCATAATCATACCGCCTATCTGGGGTTAATCCGTATAAAGGTGCTGGAATCCAGTCGTTATACTAACCTCTTGTTTTTGGAACAGGTTCACGCAATTGGTCGATGGGTGAATAACCCTCAGTTAACCGTGCGGATATATCACGACGCGCGTATGGCGGAAGTCATCAGCGCAGTGAACCACGCCCGGGTCGAGGCGGTGAACGATTATCCTAACGGCAAAATGCATTTGCCTGATGAAAAACTGCAATTAAACCAGTTTCTTTCCGAATGGCTGAATTATTGTCTGCACCATGGCCATTCGACGGAAGAGCTAAGAGACTTATAA